The proteins below come from a single Scatophagus argus isolate fScaArg1 chromosome 15, fScaArg1.pri, whole genome shotgun sequence genomic window:
- the LOC124072429 gene encoding dehydrogenase/reductase SDR family member 13-like, whose protein sequence is MFQLLLLAGVVVGGYIVLTQTLFKRSICTGNAPMAGKTVIITGGNTGIGKATALHLARKGARVILACRNRDKAEAAIADIQQETGSTDVLYMLLDLASLKSIRCFSQTFLKTESRLDLLINNAGLVADGRTEDGFGIQFGVNHLGHFLLTCLLLESLKECGGGRVVTVSSMAHRWGQIDFDALAVNRHLGTGRYSWQFFQAYCNSKLCNVLFTHELAKRLKGTNVTCYSVHPGVVRTELSRHVSLWQKVFIEPVARLLFLDPEAGAQTTLHCCLQEGIEPLSGRYFSCCAAQETCAQARDDAVARKLWEVSETLCGLS, encoded by the exons atgtttcagctgctgctgctggccggCGTGGTTGTGGGAGGATACATCGTCCTCACACAGACGCTCTTCAAAAGATCCATATGCACTGGAAACGCACCGATGGCCGGCAAGACCGTCATCATCACAG GAGGGAACACGGGCATCGGGAAAGCCACGGCTCTGCACCTCGCCAGGAAGGGAGCCAGAGTGATCCTGGCCTGCCGAAACCGGGACAAGGCCGAGGCAGCCATCGCAGATATACAACAG gaaacaggaagtacCGACGTGCTCTACATGCTGTTGGACCTGGCCAGTCTCAAGTCCATCCGCTGCTTCTCCCAAACATTCCTGAAAACCGAGTCCAGGCTGGATCTGCTCATCAACAACGCcg GTCTGGTGGCTGACGGGCGGACAGAAGACGGTTTCGGCATCCAGTTCGGGGTGAACCACCTgggtcacttcctgttgacCTGCCTGCTGCTGGAGAGTCTGAAGGAGTGCGGCGGAGGACGCGTGGTCACCGTGTCCTCCATGGCTCATCGCTGGGGACAAATCGACTTTGAT GCTCTGGCAGTGAACAGACACCTGGGCACCGGCAGGTACAGCTGGCAGTTCTTCCAGGCGTACTGCAACAGTAAACTGTGTAACGTGCTCTTCACCCACGAGCTCGCCAAGAGGCTGAAAGGAACCAACGTGACGTGCTACAGCGTCCACCCAG GTGTCGTTCGGACCGAGCTTTCACGTCACGTCAGCCTGTGGCAGAAGGTTTTCATCGAGCCCGTGGCCCGGCTGCTGTTCCTGGACCCGGAGGCCGGAGCTCAGACCACGCTGCACTGCTGCCTGCAGGAGGGAATCGAACCTCTGAGCGGACGTTACTTCTCCTGCTGTGCCGCACAGGAAACGTGCGCTCAGGCCCGAGACGACGCCGTGGCTCGGAAACTGTGGGAGGTCAGCGAGACGCTGTGTGGTCTGTCCTGA
- the LOC124072113 gene encoding uncharacterized protein LOC124072113, with protein sequence MMRQIERWMREERQREIEMMKREIETRKRREDERRREELNQRLQESLQQAEEQQENLSSDISEESQQHVLIKHPDEFEATVESGSDCDELLEILSLKCSVPLLNLSLTELTADQLGTIVSVLDKLLFDEWMGAPPSLSTLQHTQVFITELCVLSPERHDGASLQNISNRVQSLVESISQSACHVTESFLLTQALYLSLMHFFTDCGGSDTDAVLIAKQWAEDKLSTEQLFLLEFLGTLTSSLQSAVEGASVFILNMEVQCLKLLLSTLTHLNGNEAHSESSEMLLRLVQTNQWTPVEALTLLKALSQKYAEDASVSEVLKLVHLYDLSPEWTDESKLPLIQALDSAGPDRFHQDFQKTLRRKDESGLVAALAEIKMFWNLDDSVTDMMKDVITAVLQYSNAPKGASLVKGSFKCVTSNVDNMQILLSQLSKAVFDAKGWWPTVKQMLRWCVLVLTESSGELQLVGVEEDPCVIAMFAATQVCMGNKVDVVLSSDDNSEEQMKEWSDFYGHLGISLDTNMKKTNPSCRDVYEADVVYGTMDDFVSDYLKQGMEVMQTGSPQLRRGFIIDEQTLSASHDLELSRLRDNDSLVFAADVLQSLMSEFYSEDMELKRRFIKTLFQVLHTNMSNNTNTDNKMITILKIITGNRHLCNEAITLTFLENLLEGITETESEKNRASAGRWCLEILFACVEQFHTTNEQAKELLQMVSNLDAQRLWSPVEALNLLGTLTDHHYDKDCISIMKILHMMETYQVSSKWTDESNRSIHQLLDSFKTKNLIKHLEKSLRDEKVKSIDTLFDEIRQMKDIDEQTLSKSYSTVTHVTNLIKTGEIKKHTDVKRAKELSHSTNTEDLQELLAVLCNAVHLRKAERKWWPRANQMISWCLMALCDTGKLLEMGTGEGKSCVIAMFAALRALRGEKVDVVSSSSVLCQRDAEEWANFFKYFGITADTNTNKSEDKDRKQCYQKDVVYGTIETFAADHLRQIFEMKDVRPDRSYQCIIIDEVDSLLLDQGVQLTYLSSPMVSMQHLNVILTMIWGHVSQYGFLSAGDQTFVHGPPASFFKAIFDSIDTEGTEINDPLDILRIAEASNTVPEGFTEDICQSGQEELLRRLKTVSQEAVVDFLREMEDYVPYGFTVYTLDDKGLLCLRKRSSYSSQDIQELTFLVLGEGLCCTLYDSEEILIKPIAELISAKIQYTPCTNEADKISIPGFMKNLVEKKVSVWVQNAFLAKQLKEGQEYVIENDNVCPVDFRSTGIVELNKKWGDGLQQFVEIKHQIKLSTISTVTNYISNISFFEKYQGKIYGTTGTLGDNTDLLFLQNLYPTLSACKIPTFNRKKLFEVQGALEASSEEWKSEIKHAVMAQISPNSYRDGRAALVICESINKATEIYNELKESIPGEIILYCRSDADSLSKIEKELLPGDVIVATNLAGRGTDIKVSHQVNNSGGLFVILSFLSDNTRVELQAFGRTARKGKPGSAQVIVSTEHLQQSFRTASSLEEAKSTREKLAVEKINHMMNEVTELKLREDLFSEYLKTLQDIQKNTDEDEKRAVVAILNEFWGVWLQTKSEEIDQLKRNELEKSLKADLSLAKSQCQSQTSPCSSIYHYIKFGNVALSEKKWDISNRLFEKAMKLDESWAAIAFYSHAYCTIKQKNADYLTKAKADLTKAQNSLKYLSEESVLCLQFVKMSSTSSANSSPTSLEKQLTNKCSMLSFFDKNISEAIQKLDDLKEKGRDATVNRSTVFSLVSSADEDLQVEAYNLYNQGLKYVFSVEEEPRFPWEAVLVFSLGVVQIVGGALLIAFTYGTFAQVGMELIAEGISDCIYGIESMVTGEFSWKSWALNKAISIGVSLIGFGVGKLIAKGFKACKMSVQGFGKQLKLMPKFLSRQAKDGLSAVAKIQMKNVVKYTGKKMTEQVIFYGFAKAEEALLKKILNNIENNVKERVVNNVKANVENKPLATLVDLIILSHIEDEQQLHELLKDKNRRSELLAIFTKLSNAAIQPFYADLGWQNKLHSSLSTVMDRAKQEAKGKAYAILTAIQVVHMGALLTDASIAVYNLSTKFFSNFNEQLNTFKKQKGFSEKVKTNELSALDIEMLREFKQEIDESISALLAKAVTEVFHQKFSSHLVSYIQGKVHGVISKHVRKGLKTDRTENLLRVAQNNRYISYMPGDHKSTLQHAGESGQYSQAHAENIRDSQTAGTLLDIRVLAEETGTKVVILTPDSNGKLTKMQELSPTTKPASQTVTLIYRPKSAQYPDGHYDVHINNQTVSIVNEEKSCLFHALARGLKPEASEGEIALEAAHLRSVEADALLRHPDQWEPFIKRKQWSEAIRGGDWFMLVGALRKRIKKIKENREVLEKEVGKVKVYKELKKHTSQNQGIGQFINADHQPPVSCILEARKKNQNSKLAEAMLEVGTSSSPLDTKLIPGVHKDHGLGLPTVYVPKEIHHEFPSTKSPAFRQLLANTISNDDVVGSLKLTILGGMPRFRLNSTKNFKDFQNNKMSQTRLNTFEKSFQQHSIKIVDSWFSSLQSKGVMTDKHRADITTWIIKEGYNNQNDPHRNQVSNLL encoded by the coding sequence atgatgagacAAATAGAGAGatggatgagagaggagagacagagagagatagagatgatgaagagagaaatagagacacggaagagaagagaagacgagaggaggagagaagaactGAATCAAAGACTACAAGAATCCCTCCAACAagctgaagagcagcaggagaacCTGAGCAGCGACATTTCAGAAGAATCCCAGCAACATGTTCTCATTAAACATCCGGATGAGTTTGAGGCCACCGTCGAATCAGGCAGCGACTGTGATGAACTTCTAGAAATCCTCTCTTTGAAATGCAGCGTCCCGCTTCTTAACCTCAGCCTGACTGAGCTGACAGCTGACCAGCTGGGGACCATCGTGTCAGTCCTGGACAAACTCCTGTTTGATGAATGGATGGGAGCTCCTCCATCCCTCAGCACTCTGCAGCACACTCAGGTGTTCATCACAGAGCTGTGTGTCCTGTCTCCAGAGAGACACGACGGAGCTTCCCTGCAAAACATCTCCAATCGTGTGCAGTCCCTGGTGGAAtccatcagccaatcagcatgTCATGTTACTGAGAGTTTCCTGCTGACTCAAGCCTTGTATCTGAGCCTGATGCACTTCTTCACTGACTGTGGCGGCTCTGATACTGACGCAGTCCTCATAGCCAAACAGTGGGCTGAAGACAAGCTTTCCACTGAGCAGCTCTTCCTCCTAGAGTTCCTGGGCACCCTCACATCATCACTGCAGAGTGCAGTGGAAGGAGCCTCTGTGTTCATCTTAAACATGGAGGTCCAGTGCCTGAAGCTTCTCTTATCCACACTCACGCATCTAAATGGCAATGAAGCCCACTCAGAGTCCAGTGAAATGCTCCTCAGACTCGTGCAAACAAACCAGTGGACCCCAGTGGAGGCTCTGACTCTGCTCAAAGCTCTGTCACAGAAATATGCAGAGGACGCTTCAGTAAGCGAAGTCCTTAAGTTGGTACATCTGTATGACCTGTCACCAGAGTGGACAGATGAATCCAAACTGCCTCTCATCCAGGCTCTTGACTCTGCTGGCCCTGACAGATTCCATCAAGATTTCCAAAAGACTCTCAGGAGGAAAGATGAGAGCGGTCTAGTTGCAGCTCTTGctgaaatcaaaatgttttggaattTGGATGATTCTGTGACTGATATGATGAAAGATGTTATCACTGCTGTCCTGCAGTATTCAAATGCCCCAAAAGGTGCATCATTAGTGAAAGGTTCCTTTAAATGTGTGACCTCGAATGTGGACAACATGCAGATCCTTCTGTCTCAGCTCTCCAAAGCAGTTTTTGACGCTAAAGGTTGGTGGCCCACAGTGAAGCAGATGCTGCGgtggtgtgtgttggtgctgaCGGAGAGCAGTGGAGAGCTACAGCTGGTCGGTGTGGAGGAAGACCCGTGTGTCATTGCCATGTTTGCCGCCACACAGGTCTGCATGGGAAACAAAGTGGACGTCGTGCTGAGCTCTGATGATAACTCGGAAGAGCAAATGAAGGAGTGGTCTGACTTCTACGGGCACCTCGGAATTTCTCTCgacacaaacatgaagaaaactAATCCATCATGCAGGGACGTCTATGAAGCAGATGTTGTGTATGGTACCATGGATGACTTTGTGTCTGATTACTTAAAACAAGGCATGGAGGTGATGCAAACAGGGAGCCCTCAGCTTAGACGTGGATTCATCATTGACGAACAAACCCTCAGTGCTTCCCATGATCTGGAACTTTCAAGGCTCAGAGACAACGACTCCCTGGTGTTTGCTGCAGACGTCCTGCAGAGTCTCATGAGTGAATTTTACAGTGAAGACATGGAACTGAAACGAAGGTTtattaaaacactttttcagGTGCTCCACACCAACAtgagcaacaacacaaacactgacaataaaATGATCACCATCTTGAAGATAATTACTGGGAACAGACATCTTTGTAATGAGGCCATCACTCTGACCTTTCTTGAGAATCTCCTTGAAGGGATtactgaaacagaaagtgagaagaATAGAGCATCTGCAGGGAGATGGTGTTTGGAGattttgtttgcctgtgtggaGCAATTCCACACCACAAATGAACAAGCCAAAGAACTTCTGCAGATGGTTTCAAATCTTGACGCTCAAAGACTTTGGTCCCCAGTAGAAGCCTTAAACCTCCTTGGAACACTGACTGACCACCATTATGATAAAGACTGTATTTCCATCATGAAGATTTTGCATATGATGGAAACATATCAGGTGTCTTCCAAGTGGACAGATGAAAGCAACCGATCAATCCATCAGCTTTTAGATTCATTTAAAACTAAGAATCTGATCAAACATTTAGAAAAGAGCCTCAGAGATGAGAAAGTAAAAAGCATTGACACTCTTTTTGATGAGATACGGCAGATGAAAGACATTGATGAACAAACACTGAGTAAGTCATACAGCACAGTAACTCATGTAACTAACCTGATCAAAACCGGTGAAAtcaaaaagcacacagatgTAAAGAGAGCAAAGGAACTCAGTCACAGCACGAACACAGAAGACCTTCAGGAGCTGCTGGCAGTCTTGTGCAATGCTGTTCACCTGCGCAAGGCTGAAAGGAAGTGGTGGCCCAGAGCCAATCAAATGATAAGCTGGTGCCTGATGGCCTTGTGTGACACTGGGAAGCTCCTGGAGATGGGCACTGGAGAAGGGAAGTCTTGTGTCATAGCAATGTTTGCAGCACTGCGGGCACTCAGGGGTGAAAAGGTGGATGTGGTGTCCAGCTCGTCTGTATTATGTCAAAGAGATGCAGAAGAATGGGCCAACTTCTTCAAGTACTTTGGCATaacagctgacacaaacacaaataaaagtgaagATAAAGATCGAAAACAGTGCTATCAGAAGGACGTGGTCTACGGGACGATTGAAACCTTTGCTGCAGATCACCTTCGCCAGATATTTGAGATGAAGGATGTGAGGCCTGATCGCAGCTATCAGTGCATCATAATCGATGAGGTGGACtcactgctgctggatcagGGAGTGCAGCTCACTTACCTGTCCAGTCCCATGGTGTCCATGCAGCACCTGAACGTCATTCTGACCATGATCTGGGGCCACGTCAGCCAGTATGGCTTCCTGTCTGCAGGAGACCAGACATTTGTACATGgtcctcctgcttcattcttCAAAGCCATCTTTGACTCCATAGACACAGAGGGAACTGAAATTAATGATCCACTGGACATTTTACGCATTGCTGAAGCATCCAACACTGTGCCAGAAGGGTTTACGGAGGACATCTGCCAAAGTGGACAGGAAGAACTTCTCAGGAGACTGAAAACTGTGAGTCAAGAGGCTGTAGTGGATTTTCTCAGAGAAATGGAGGACTATGTCCCCTATGGTTTTACTGTTTACACTTTAGATGACAAGGGATTGCTCTGTCTGAGAAAGCGCAGCTCGTACAGCAGCCAGGACATCCAAGAGCTTACATTTCTTGTGTTGGGGGAAGGCTTGTGTTGTACTCTCTATGATTCTGAAGAAATTCTCATCAAGCCCATTGCAGAATTAATCTCAGCGAAGATTCAGTACACTCCATGTACAAATGAAGCAGACAAAATCAGCATTCCTGGTTTCATGAAGAATCTGGTGGAGAAGAAAGTGTCGGTGTGGGTTCAGAATGCCTTTCTGGCAAAGCAACTAAAGGAGGGACAGGAATATGTCATTGAAAATGACAACGTTTGTCCAGTGGATTTCAGATCCACTGGGATTGTAGAACTGAATAAGAAATGGGGTGATggtctgcagcagtttgttgagaTTAAACACCAGATCAAACTGAGCACAATTTCAACAGTGACAAACTACATCTCTAACATCTCCTTCTTTGAAAAGTACCAGGGGAAAATCTATGGAACAACAGGAACACTTGGAGACAACACAGACcttctgtttttgcagaacCTATATCCAACTCTCTCTGCCTGCAAAATACCAACCTTCAACAGGAAGAAATTATTTGAGGTCCAAGGTGCTCTTGAGGCCTCATCTGAAGAGTGgaaatctgaaataaaacatgctGTCATGGCTCAGATTTCCCCAAATTCATACAGAGATGGAAGAGCAGCCCTGGTGATCTGTGAATCCATCAACAAAGCCACAGAGATCTACAACGAGCTGAAAGAGAGCATTCCAGGCGAAATCATTCTCTACTGCCGCAGCGACGCTGACAGTTTGAGCAAAATAGAGAAAGAGCTGCTTCCTGGAGATGTCATTGTTGCCACAAACCTTGCTGGGCGTGGCACAGACATAAAGGTGTCCCACCAGGTGAACAACAGTGGAGGATTATTTGTgatcctttccttcctttctgaCAACACAAGAGTGGAACTCCAGGCGTTTGGTCGAACCGCACGCAAAGGTAAACCGGGATCTGCTCAGGTAATCGTGTCCACTGAACACCTGCAGCAGTCTTTCAGGACAGCGTCTTCTCTGGAGGAGGCTAAGAGCACAAGGGAGAAACTTGCAGTAGAAAAGATAAATCACATGATGAATGAAGTCACTGAGTTGAAACTTCGAGAAGACTTGTTTTCAGAGTACCTCAAAACTCTTCAAGATATTCAGAAGAacacagatgaagatgaaaaacgAGCTGTTGTTGCCATCTTGAATGAGTTCTGGGGCGTATGGTTGCAAACTAAATCAGAAGAAATTGACCAGTTGAAGAGAAATGAATTAGAAAAGAGTTTGAAAGCTGATTTGTCATTGGCAAAAAGTCAGTGTCAAAGTCAGACTTCACCGTGTTCCAGCATTTATCACTACATCAAGTTTGGAAATGTCGCACTGAGCGAAAAAAAATGGGACATCAGCAACAGGCTGTTTGAAAAAGCCATGAAATTGGACGAAAGTTGGGCAGCCATAGCTTTTTACAGTCATGCGTACTGTACTATAAAGCAGAAGAATGCAGATTACCTCACTAAGGCCAAAGCTGATCTAACAAAGGCTCAGAATTCTCTGAAGTATCTCAGTGAGGAATCCGTtctctgtctgcagtttgtAAAAATGTCTTCTACAAGTTCAGCCAACAGTAGCCCAACCAGCCTGGAAAAACAGCTAACAAACAAGTGCAGCATGTTAAGTTTCTTTGATAAAAACATAAGTGAGGCCATCCAAAAGTTGgatgatttaaaagaaaaaggtaGGGATGCAACAGTCAATAGGTCAACAGTTTTCTCCCTGGTGTCGAGTGCTGATGAAGACCTCCAAGTGGAAGCTTACAACCTTTACAATCAAGGTctgaaatatgtattttctgtgGAAGAGGAGCCTCGTTTCCCGTGGGAAGCTGTGCTGGTTTTCTCTCTTGGAGTTGTACAGATTGTTGGAGGAGCGTTGCTCATTGCATTTACATATGGAACATTCGCTCAAGTTGGCATGGAACTCATTGCTGAAGGGATATCAGACTGCATCTATGGCATAGAGTCCATGGTGACAGGAGAATTCAGCTGGAAATCATGGGCTTTAAACAAAGCCATTTCTATTGGTGTATCACTAATTGGGTTTGGAGTTGGAAAGCTGATTGCAAAGGGCTTCAAAGCTTGTAAGATGTCAGTTCAGGGATTTGGCAAACAGCTGAAGTTGATGCCAAAGTTTCTCTCCAGGCAGGCTAAAGATGGTTTAAGTGCTGTTGCAAAGATACAAATGAAGAATGTGGTGAAATATACAGGtaaaaaaatgacagagcaAGTAATTTTTTATGGATTTGCGAAGGCAGAAGAGGcattactgaaaaaaatactcaataacattgaaaataatgtgaaagagagagttgTTAACAACGTGAAAGCCAATGTGGAAAACAAGCCCCTGGCCACATTGGTAGACTTGATTATCCTCTCCCACATTGAGGATGAACAGCAACTTCATGAGCTCCTGAAggacaagaacagaagaagtgAGCTGCTGGCCATCTTCACAAAGTTAAGCAACGCTGCAATACAGCCGTTCTATGCAGACCTCGGCTGGCAGAACAAGCTACATTCATCCCTCTCCACAGTGATGGACAGAGCTAAACAAGAGGCCAAAGGTAAAGCATATGCAATTCTGACAGCCATCCAAGTTGTCCATATGGGGGCACTGTTAACAGATGCAAGCATTGCGGTGTACAACCTCTCCACCAAGTTTTTCTCAAACTTTAATGAACAgctgaatacatttaaaaaacaaaaaggtttttcAGAGAAAGTGAAGACAAATGAGCTGTCTGCTTTAGACATTGAAATGCTGAGAGAATTTAAGCAGGAAATAGATGAGTCCATCAGTGCTTTATTGGCTAAAGCTGTGACAGAAGTTTTCCATCAGAAGTTCTCCAGTCACCTTGTTTCTTATATTCAAGGCAAAGTGCATGGTGTCATTAGCAAGCATGTAAGAAAAGGCCTAAAAACCGACAGAACAGAGAACCTACTCAGAGTTGCACAGAACAACAGATACATCTCATACATGCCAGGAGACCATAAATCTACACTTCAACatgcaggtgagtcagggcagTACTCACAGGCACATGCTGAAAACATCAGGGACTCCCAGACTGCGGGCACTCTTCTGGATATCAGAGTCCTGGCAGAAGAAACCGGCACTAAGGTTGTCATCCTAACACCTGACAGCAATGGCAAACTTACCAAAATGCAGGAACTGAGCCCGACCACTAAACCTGCCAGTCAAACTGTAACACTGATCTACAGACCAAAGAGTGCCCAATACCCTGACGGCCATTATGATGTGCACATCAATAACCAGACAGTGAGCATCGTCAATGAGGAGAAGAGCTGCCTGTTTCATGCTTTGGCACGAGGCTTAAAACCAGAGGCCAGCGAAGGAGAGATCGCTTTGGAAGCGGCTCACCTTCGATCTGTGGAGGCCGACGCTCTCCTCAGGCATCCCGACCAATGGGAGCCTTTCATCAAGCGCAAACAGTGGAGTGAAGCAATCAGAGGAGGGGACTGGTTCATGTTAGTGGGAGCTCTACGCAAAAGGataaagaagataaaagaaaacagagaagtaCTTGAAAAAGAGGTTGGAAAAGTAAAAGTTtacaaagaactgaaaaaacATACAAGTCAAAATCAAGGAATTGGACAGTTCATCAATGCAGATCACCAGCCACCAGTGAGTTGTATATTGGAAGCAAGAAAAAAGAACCAGAACAGCAAACTAGCTGAAGCCATGCTTGAAGTGGGAACAAGTTCCTCTCCTCTGGATACCAAGTTGATTCCTGGTGTGCACAAAGATCATGGCCTTGGACTTCCAACTGTTTATGTGCCTAAAGAAATACACCATGAATTTCCCAGTACAAAATCACCAGCCTTCAGACAACTCTTAGCTAACACCATAAGCAATGATGATGTTGTGGGCTCCCTCAAACTGACGATCCTTGGTGGAATGCCCAGATTCAGGTTGAATAGCACCAAGAACTTCAAAGATTTTCAGAATAACAAGATGAGTCAAACGAGGCTCAACACTTTTGAAAAAAGTTTTCAGCAACACAGTATAAAGATAGTGGATAGCTGGTTCAGCTCTCTTCAAAGCAAGGGCGTCATGACAGATAAACATCGTGCCGACATTACTACATGGATCATCAAGGAAGGCTACAACAATCAAAACGATCCACACAGGAACCAAGTCTCCAATCTCCTGTGA
- the slc3a2b gene encoding solute carrier family 3 member 2b, with product MNADETNMELKDAATKDAEPKGAADPAQVAVDADATEADVSEADLDQEEQEKQPMTGGGDPDQDAPSAEAAAEKNGPVKLKIPEEAEELKFTGLNKEELLRVAGTPGWVRTRWALLVVFWLGWVGMLVGAVLIILQAPRCRDLPATNWWNDGPLYEIGNIRAFTDARNLKGLEQKVASLSQLKVRGLVVGPIHVAPADDAMSLRFEEISPEVGTLEQFKGLVQAAHKKGISVVLDLTPNYQGSSGPWFSNISVTNVAERLKSALVFWMNEGVDGVQLLGVERVASVVPSLWSDIRAIVQNGTDERPNKRVLIGVTDRSSAEDVSALLSSTGVDLLISRVLRPGSTDATERAQSLQLLYLSHSQTKLAWSLGGRAEGHLASLVGPALVKLHQLLLLTLPGTPIINYGDEIGLMDEGTKFPRMLWDSDEELNGTLQEERAERLSCRDFFRGLSERRAKERSLLFGDFLPLSNSSSSLAYLRVWDQSERYVAAFNWAEEAAVLRLSDAALPRRAAVVLSTNSSALPADSSVDLTDLRLGPGQAALLSFPYSG from the exons ATGAACGCGGACGAGACGAACATGGAGCTGAAGGATGCTGCGACCAAAGACGCTGAGCCAAAGGGTGCGGCGGATCCCGCTCAGGTCGCCGTGGATGCTGACGCGACGGAGGCCGACGTGAGCGAGGCGGACCTGGaccaggaggagcaggagaagcagccgatgactggaggaggagaccCGGACCAGGACGCTCCGTCTGCAGAGGCGGCGGCGGAGAAGAACGGACCCGTGAAGCTGAAGATCCcggaggaggcagaggagctgaaatTCACCGGGCTGAACaaggaggagctgctgagggTGGCCGGGACCCCGGG CTGGGTGCGGACCCGCTGGGCGCTGCTGGTGGTGTTCTGGCTCGGCTGGGTGGGGATGCTGGTCGGAGCCGTCCTCATCATCCTGCAGGCTCCTCGCTGCAGAGATCTGCCAGCCACCAACTGGTGGAACGACGGCCCGCTGTACGAGATCGGAAACATCCGGGCCTTCACCGACGCTCGCAACCTGAAGG gcCTGGAGCAGAAGGTCGCCAGTCTGTCTCAGCTGAAGGTGAGAGGTCTGGTGGTCGGTCCGATCCACGTTGCCCCGGCAGACGACGCCATGAGCCTGAGGTTTGAGGAGATTTCCCCTGAGGTCGGCACCCTGGAGCAGTTTAAAGGCCTCGTCCAGGCTGCTCATAAGAAGG GCATTTCTGTGGTTCTGGATCTGACTCCTAACTACCAGGGATCATCTGGTCCCTGGTTctccaacatcagtgtgacCAACGTGGCTGAGAGGCTGAAG TCTGCTCTGGTCTTCTGGATGAATGAAGGTGTGGATGGGGTGCAGCTGTTGGGGGTGGAGCGGGTGGCCAGCGTGGTGCCTTCACTGTGGTCCGACATCCGAGCCATCGTCCAGAACGGGACAGACGAGCGTCCCAACAAGAG AGTCCTGATTGGTGTGACAGATCGCTCTTCAGCTGAAGACGTGTccgccctcctctcctccaccgGCGTCGACCTGCTGATCTCCAGGGTCCTCCGACCCGGCAGCACAGACGCCACGGAGCGCGCTCAGTCCCTCCAGCTCTTGTATTTGTCCCACAGCCAGACCAAGCTGGCGTGGAGCCTGGGGGGGCGGGCCGAGGGTCACCTGGCGTCTCTGGTGGGCCCGGCTCTGGTCAAACtgcaccagctgctgctgctcacgcTGCCCGGGACCCCCATCATCAACTATGGAGACGAGATCGGCCTGATGGACGAG GGCACCAAGTTTCCCAGAATGCTTTGGGACTCTGATGAGGAGCTGAATGGGACTCTACAG GAAGAGAGGGCTGAGCGTTTGTCCTGCCGCGACTTTTTCCGCGGTCTGAGTGAGCGTCGTGCTAAAGAGCGCTCCCTGCTGTTCGGAGACTTCCTCCCGCTCTCCAACTCCTCATCCTCCCTGGCCTACCTGCGGGTCTGGGATCAGAGTGAGCGTTACGTGGCCGCCTTCAACTGGGCGGAGGAGGCGGCGGTCCTGCGGCTGAGCGACGCGGCGCTGCCTCGGCGGGCCGCGGTCGTCCTCAGCACCAACAGCAGCGCCCTGCCTGCGGACAGCAGCGTGGACCTGACGGACCTGCGCCTCGGCCCCGGACAGGCCGCGCTCCTCAGCTTTCCCTACAGTGGGTAG